DNA from Geobacter sulfurreducens PCA:
TCTCTCCGTGGCAGAGGCCTTTGAACGCTACTGCGACCGCACCATGGAGGAGGCCCTGGCCAACGACACCTTCGACGAGTGCATGGTTAACGACATTGAGCCGCGCCTCGGCTTCGCGACCCCAACCTTCATCTGCGATTATCCCGCCGACCGCGGTGCCCTCGCCCGCCTGAAACAGGATGAGCCGTCGCGCGCCGAACGCTTCGAGTTATACATCGCAGGCGTCGAGCTCGCCAACGCCTTTTCGGAGCTGACCGACCCCGTTGAGCAGAGAAGCCGCTTCGAACAGGAGAAACTGTTCCGGGAGTCCCGCGGCAAAAGCGCCATTCCCCTGCCCGAGCCCTTTCTCGCGGAACTCCACCACCTGCCGCCCACCGCCGGCATCGCCCTCGGCATTGACCGCATGGTGATGCTGCTCCTCGATCTTGATTCCATTGACGACGTAGTCGCCTTCACCCCGGAAGAACTGTAGCCGGCTGCCCCACATCACGGTATTCGATGGTTTCCCCCGTGTAGGTGCGTAACAGCCACAGGTCACCCCGACGGCTTATGCAGTCCGGAAGCAACGGAATCTTCCCCTTGCCCCCTGGTGCGTCGATTACGTAGTGGGGCGTGGCCATGCCCGACGTGTTTCCCCGCAATGCCGTGAGAATCTCCAGCCCTGTTGCCACCGGCGTCCGGAAGTGTCCTGTGCCCCGAACAAGGTCCATCTGATGGATGTAGTAAGGGCGGACCCGGATGGAAAGAAGCAGTTGCATGAGCCGTGTCATCACAGCCGGGTCATCATTAACGTCGGCCAGGAGCACGGACTGGTTGCCCAAGGGGATGCCTGCGTCGGCAAGCCGTGCACATGCCTTGGCCGCCTCGGCGGTGATCTCCCGGGGATGATTGAAATGGGTGTTCACATAGAGGGGATGGTACCGTTTGAGCATGCGACAGAGCCTTGCCGTGATTCGCTCGGGCAGCGTAACGGGGGTTCGGGTCCCGATGCGGACCATTTCCACGTGCGGAATGGCAGCAAGTCGGGCAAGGATTTCCTCCAGCCGCTCATCGTCCAGCAGAAGCGGATCTCCGCCCGACAGGATCACGTCGCGAATCGCCGGCGTTTCGGCAATGTAGCGCAGCGGTTCGCCGAAAGGATCTTCACAGTGGCGGGAGGTCATACACCCCACCTGTCGCTTCCGCATGCAGAAACGGCAGTAGACCGCGCACTCCCCCGACACAACCCAAACGACGCGATCAGGATAACGATGGATGAGCCCCGGCACCGGCGAGAGACGCTCCTCGTGCAGGGGGTCGGACTGCTGGTCGTCGCACAGTTCGGCCGGATCGGGAATGCATTGTCGCCAGATCGGATCTCCCGGCGCTTCCACAAGACGCAGGTAGCCGGGAGTGATCCGCATCGGATAGCGGCGTATAACCGGCGCGAGCTGCCCGGCGTCGATCCCGAACCGCTCGGTAATCTCATCGGCTGTGGTGACTGCATCGGCGAGCAGCCGCCGCCAGGTTTCCATACGTTCTGCTCCTCCCGCAAACGGACAGAGGCGGAGACACCGGTCCCCGCCTCTGGCATCGGCATGCATGCTGGCTGCCGGCGCTAGACCTCCAGGGCGCCGATCATCTCCTTAACATCGGCGATACCGTTATCCGCCAGATATCGCTCCATTTCCGCAGCAATCCGGCCCGCGGCGCCCGGATCCAGGAAGTTGGCGGTGCCAACCTGCACGGCCGTTGCGCCGGCAAGCATGAACTCCAGAGCATCGATGCCGGTCATGATGCCCCCTATGCCGATAACCGGAATCTTCACCGCCCTGGCAACCTGCCAGACCATGCGTAGCGCGATCGGCTTCACCGCCGGTCCGGAGAGGCCGCCGGTCACGTTGGCCAGGATTGGACGGCGCTTGTCCAGATCAATGGCCATGCCGGTGAGGGTATTAATGAGGGAAAGGGCGTCGGCTTCCGCATCGGCACAGGCCCAGGCCATCTCCACAATATCGGTCACATTGGGCGACAGCTTGACGATCACCGGCTTGATGGTGGCCTCCCGCACTGCCTTTACCACCGAATAGGCGGCCTTGGGGTCTGTACCGAAAACGATCCCGCCATGTTTGACGTTCGGGCAGGAAATATTGATCTCCACGGCAGCCACTTCGGGTATCAGGTCCAGGCGCTCGGCGAGTTCGGCATATTCTTCGAGGGTGTTTCCGAAAAAATTAACGATCACCGGCGTGGCAACCGTGCGGAGAAACGGTACCTTTTTCTCGACAAAGGCATCAATGCCCACATTTTGCAGACCGATGGCGTTCAGCATTCCACCGGTGGTTTCGACGATACGCGGGGTCGGATTGCCGGCCTTGGGCTTCAAGGACAGCCCTTTGGTGATGATGGCGCCGATCGCCTCCAGGTTCACGTACTCCGAGAACTCCTCGCCGTAGCCGAAGGTGCCCGAGGCGGTCATGACCGGGTTTCTCAGCGTGATGCCAGCAATCTCAACGGAAAGGTCAGGTTTCTGCATTAGTGCTCCTCGCTCCGGGGCGCTACACCCATTTCAACTGATCAAAGGCGAAAACCGGCCCATCCTTGCACACGCAACGGTAGTCCGGCGACTCGTCTGAATGCTCCTTCCCCTTCACCACGCAACCAAGGCACGCCCCCATGCCGCACGCCATATAGGCCTCAAGAGAAACCTGACAGGGGACGCCGGTTCGCTCGGCGATGCCGGCCACGGCCTGAAGCATGGGCATGGGGCCGCAGGCATAGATGGTTCTCTTGCCCGCCGCGCCCCGGATGTGGCGCTCCATGACGTCCGTCACGAAGCCCCGATCGCCGAGGGTGCCGTCGTCGGTCGCAACGTAGGTTTCCACACCAAGCCGCTCGAATTCGGTCACGCAAAGGATGTCGTCCCTGGTCCTGCCCCCCAGGAAGAAGCGGACCCGTGAGCGCTCCACCAGTTTTTTGGCCAGATAGTAGAGCGGGGCGATGCCGATGCCCCCGCCCACGAGAATCTTCTCTTCGTCCGGATCGCCCAGGTCGAAGCCGGTGCCGAGAGGAGCCAGAAGGTCCACGTGGTCGCCATGGTGGTAGGTCGAAAGTGTTTCGGTCCCCTTCCCCACCACCTTGTACAGCATTTCCACGTAGGTCTGCGGGCCGCATCCGGAGAACTCGGAAGCCACGGTACCCACGTCGAAGATGCCGAAGGGACGACGCAGCAGGGGATCGATAGCGTCCCGGACCCGCACCATGATGAACTGTCCCGGTCTGGCATCGGCCAGTTCGGGAGGCGCAGACATTCTCATGCGGAAGTAGCCGGGAGAAACCTCGTGGTTCGAGATGATCATCGCCTTAAACTGCATGGGGGGAGCCCTCTCCTTCATCAGTTGAGTAAGTCATCAGCACGGCATCCTCGCCGTTTTCGTAGTATCGAGGACGCCGGCCGGTCTCGGCAAATCCGAGGCGGCGGTAAAGCGTCCTGGCGGAGGTATTCGACACGCGTACCTCCAGGTGGACGGTCCGGGCGCCTCGCCCGGCGAGTTCCGCTACGGCATGGGTTACCAGCAGCGCACCGATGCCCTGCCCGCGGAAATCCCGGCGCACGGCCACGTCGAGTATCTCGCCCTCGTCGAAAAGGAGTGTCGGACAGATATACCCCACGATGAGTCCGCCCGGCGACCGGGCAACAACGGGGAAAGAACGGGGGGATGCGAGTTCTGCGACGAAGTGATCCCTGGTCCAGGGGCGGGGGAACGAGTCGGATTCGATCTGCAGAACCTCGTCCAGGTCGCCTTCGGTCATGGGCATTATTGTCGGGCAATCTGCGGTATTCATCGAGCGTACGCATCATAGGCGAAGGACACCCCCTTGTAAACCCTTTTTTCAGGCCTCAAACCGCGCCAGATAGGGTTTGACATTTACCGGTTCATGCGATAAATTTTCACTTCTTTTAACGGGAGGAAACGTAGTGACAAAGAGAGGTTTTACCTATAAGGACGCCGGTGTCGACATCGATGCCGGCAACACGTTTGTGGGGCTCATCAAACCGTTCGTGAAAGCCACTTCCAGGCCCGAGGTCATCTCGGACATCGGCGGCTTCGGCGGGCTCTTTTCCCTGAACACCAACAAGTACCGCAACCCCGTCCTGGTTTCGGGAACCGACGGCGTCGGCACCAAGCTCAAGATCGCCATGATGGCCGACCGGCATGATACCGTCGGCATCGACTTGGTGGCCATGTGCGTCAACGACATCATCGTCCAGGGTGCCGAGCCGCTCTTTTTCCTCGACTATTTCGCCACGGGCAAACTGGACCCCCAGCGGGGAGCTGCCGTGGTTAAAGGTATCTCGGAGGGATGCGTCCAGGCCGGCTGTGCCCTTATCGGTGGCGAGACGGCGGAGATGCCCGGCTTCTATCAGCCTGGTGAATACGACCTTGCCGGGTTCACTGTAGGCGTAGTCGAGCGCGACAACATCATCGACGGATCATCCATCACCGTGGGAAACCGTCTCGTGGGCATCGCCTCCAGCGGCCTCCACAGTAACGGCTATTCGCTCGCCCGCAAGATTATCTTTGAATCCATGGGACTCGGCATAGACTCCATTCTGCCAGGACTCGGCATGTCCGCGGCAGACGCCCTGCTTACCCCTACCAAAATCTACGTCAAGACCATTCTCAACCTGCTGAGGGACTTCCACGTGAACGGCATCGCGCACATTACCGGCGGCGGCCTGCTGGAAAACGTCCCCCGCGTCTTGCCCAACGGCTGCAAGGCTTTGGTGCATCTGGACAGCTGCCCGCTTCCGCCCCTCTTCTCCCTGCTTCAAGAGGCAGGATCCGTTGAGCGGGACGAAATGTACCGCACGTTCAACTGTGGAATCGGCATGGTGCTGGCAGTACCCGAAAACGAGGCCGACGAGATACTTATCCGCCTTTCGGGACTTCAGGAGAAGGCCTTCATCATCGGCGAAATCGCCAAGTGCGAGCCCGGCGCCGAGATGGTCGAACTCGTATAAACGGGACGTGGCACCATGGGAGCCCCTATGATTCAACCGCTTGCAGTTGGTGTTCTCGTTTCGGGCAATGGCTCGAATCTCCAGGCGATCATCGACCGGATCGAGGATGGCTCGCTCCCGGCGAGAATAGTCTGCGTGATCAGCAACAAAGCTGATGCCTTTGGCCTTGAGCGCGCTAGAAAGCACGGCGTACCCGCCATCCATATCGATCACAGGGCCCACGGCGGCCGTGAATCCTACGATGCGGCCCTAGTGGAAACCCTGCGCTCCCACGGGGTGCAACTCGTCGTCCTGGCAGGCTTCATGCGCATCGTTACGCCGGTGTTGCTTGACGCCTTCCCCAATGCGGTCATGAATATCCATCCCGCCCTCCTGCCCGCCTTTCCCGGGCTCCACGCCCAGGCTCAGGCGCTCCGGTACGGAGTCAAGTTCTCCGGTTGCACTGTCCACTTTGTTGATGAAGGGACCGACACAGGACCGATCATCATCCAGGCAGCCGTCCCGGTCATGGATGATGACGATGAAGCCTCCCTTTCGGCCCGTATCCAGAGAGAAGAGCACCGGGCCTATCCCGAGGCTATCCGGCTGTTTGCCGCGAAACGCCTCAGGATCGAAGGAAGAAAGGTATCCATACTTCAGGGGGCATGACCACGCAACATGCTCTCCGGTTATTCCGCGATCGAGGAACGGTGCCATGAAACGAACGGTCATTTTATTCGCTGCCATGATTCTAACCGCCTCTGTCGGCCTTGCAGCTGATGTTATCCTGTTCCCGTCCAAAAACGGTGCCGTCACCTTCACCCACAAACGACACTCTGAATTTGTAAGGGAATGCAGGAGCTGTCACGAGAAAACCCCTGGTAAAATAAGAAATTTCGGCAAGGATTACGCCCACAAGACCTGCAAGGGGTGCCACGAAGTGCGGGGCGCTGGACCTACAAAATGCAAGCTCTGCCACACGGGCTAGCACAGCGCGCAAAACAATTCAGACGCGAAGCCGGTTACCCTTCGGATGACCGGCTTTTTTGTTGCTAAAGAGGAAAACTCAGGGTTGTCTCCGACAAACCTAAACCAAAATGCAGCCCACAACATGCTGCAACAATTAACTATTTCAAAATGGTAACACCCGTAAAACATTTTGTGTTGACATTCAGATACAAGGTTTGTTAGTTCTATAGTCAGCAATTCACCAAACAAATCAGATACACGACAATACTAAACCATCCGCGAGGATGGGGCGGAAAGCCTAAGGGTCTCCCTGAGACAGCCGGGTCGCCGAAATATCTGAACGATATCAGGCCCCGGCTTTTTTGTGCCCGGGCTGCCGGATCGTTCTGATCCGGTACACTACCACGCGCTCAGGGAGGAAACTTAATGACCGCACGTAAAGGGCTAATTTCGCTCCAGACACAACAGGGCACGCTGCCCCGTAAAACCTTCACCAGCCTGATCATGCTTATGATCACGGCACTTATGACATTGGCCGGCTGTGGCGGTGGAGGCGGTGGTTCTACGGCTGCAACTTCAACGGGCACGCCGACTACCGCGGCAGTATCAGGGGTGGCAGCCACCGGAGCCCCCCTTGTGGGCACGATCCGGCTCAAGGATTCTTCGTCGCCGGCAGTTGAAAAAACAACCTCTTCCGCCACAGACGGCTCCTTCACAGTTGATGTTACCGGTTTGACGCCGCCGTACATATTGAAAGCTGACGGCACGTCAGGCGGCACTGCCGTTACCATCTGCTCTTTCGCGGCCGGCCCCGGGACCGCAAACATCAACCCGCTATCCAATGCAGCACTGGCCAGCGCCGCCGGTGTAAGTGATCCGGCTGCAGCAGTCTATGCATCCCCCTCCCCCGCAATGCTCGAAACCATTAGCGCGAACCTGCCGGCCGCCGTAGCTGCCCTGCGCACCCAACTCAAGCCCCTGCTCGACCAATACGGTGCCAACGTGCACCCGATCACCGCTCCCTTCACGGCCAACCACACTGGTCTCGACGCCGTTCTGGACGTAATCCGGGTTCAACTTGGTGCCGGCACCATGGTAGTCGCCAACAGAGCAACTAATGCGCCGATCTTCAGTGCTCCCCTGATGAACATTAACGGCGGGACCTTCACCATGGGCAATATGCCGACTCCCCCGACCCCGGCAACAGACGGACAAGGATTGTACGCAGCCAATTGCGCGGCCTGCCATGGTGCTTTGGCCACTTCTGAGAAAAAAGGGACAACGCTTGCGCGTCTCCAGAGTGCCGTAAGCGCGAACGCCGGCGGCATGGGATTCCTCTCCTCGCTGACCTCAGCTCAGTTGCAGGCAATCGTTGACGTCTTGGCAGTGGCTCCTACTCCTACTCCTACTCCTACGCCCACTCCTACGCCCACTCCTACGCCCACTCCTACGCCCACTCCTACGCCCACTCCTACGCCCAACGGGTCGGCACTCTACGGGAATAACTGTCAGGCATGCCATGGCTCGATCACGAATTCCGACATCCAGACCAGGACTGTATCGGCAATCCAATCGGCAATCTCCGGCAACCGTGGCGGCATGGGGTTCCTTTCAACCCTCACGTCCGCTGAAATTCAGGCGATAGCCACCTCGCTGGCATCGGCTGTCACACCGACTCCTACACCGACTCCTACACCGACTCCTACACCGACTCCTACACCGACTCCTACACCGACTCCGACGCCGACTCCCACCGTCGACCCGGGCAAGACCGTCTACGACAGCCGGTGCGCATCGTGTCACCGCCTAGGCACCTATGACGCCTCCGGCAGTGCTCCGAACCTCTCCCGGGCCGGGACGAAGATTGACGGAAAGTTCACCGCCGGCGTTTCGGGGCACAAGGGAATTACGCTCACCGCCGCGGATCTTGCAAATCTTAAGACCTTTGTCAACGCAAACTGATCAACTCTGATCTCCAACGGAAAACGGCCTGCTTTTGCAGGCCGTTTTCTATTTTCCCCGAACTCGGATTATCGTTCCGGCGTGCCTCCGCCACCCACCTCTCTCAGTACATGATCGCGCCATCGGCCGAACAGGCCGTCATAATCGAGGCCCACATCGGCGAACGCCCGGTTCATTGCCTCGCCGAGCGACAGGCCACTTCCCAGATCTTCGAGGACCATCCGAAGCCGGTGCCATCCATGGGCGGAAACGATAAAATCGACGAGGGAGTAGCTTTGCTCATAGGCAAGACGAACCTCACCTCCTTCGAGCCCGGCGAATGATCCTTCAAGGCGTTTCAACGGCAAGAACTCACCACGTTTAGCCGCTTTTTCCAACTCACCGAGAGGGGGATTGTACTCCAGGCGCCCCTGTATTTCGGCAATCCCCTCGTTCAGCCAGGTGGGGCAATTACCGCGAGTCAGGTCGATGACAACGGCGTGGACATATTCATGGCGCAAAGTTGCCCTGATATCCGGCGTGATCTCTGTTATGCCGCCGACAGGGAGGCGGATTTTGCCGTCATACAATCCGCCCGACCAGTGGGGCGATCGGGTTACCTCCCGGTAGTCCTGGCGAGTGTAGAGTATGACCGGGATTCGTGAGGCGGGGAAGAATCCTAAGTCGGTGCCGACCGAATTATAGAACTCCTCAAGCAGATCAAGAATTGCCAGGGCATTGTCAGTCTTCGTCCCGCTGTCGTACGAAACAATGAAGCGCGAACTATGCCCGCGTTCCATCCTCTCCTCGACCGACTGCTCACGCCGCACCTTTTCCAGCAGTCCGGCCAGGGAGGACTCGGAGGGGGCAAGGGTCGCAGCCTTTTCCCAAAGGGCCATGGCCTGGTCGGTCTCACCCGCGTCGTAATATGTCTTGCCCAGGAAATACAGGCCTTCGGCCGTATCTCCACCGAGGGACCGGGCCAGGGAAAGCTCGTGACGGGCCATTTCTTCATTCTTGGCCAAAGAAAAGGCGATCCCTCTCAAAAGATGAAAACGGGGTTCGTCGGGATAGAGTTCGCTGCCGCGCCCGAAGTGCTTTGCCGCCTCCTCGTAGGATTTGCTCTCCAGCAGTTTCCGCCCGAGAAGGGCATGGGCTGTGGCGAGATTATCCCTCAGCGTCGGGTCCAGGGAAAACAGAGAGAACGCCTGCTCCAGCTGCTCTATGCCCTTTTCCAACTCGCCGAGATCAATGGACTGGACACCGTATTTTTTCTGGGCGACCGGGTCGGCGCCGGTTGCCGGCGGGGCGGCAACCACGAGGCAGCCGAGCAGCAGGGGAAGGGTAAACAACAGAGGGCGTTTCAGGAAGACGTTCAACGCATACCCCAGAGAGGAGCATCTTCGAACTGCATCCGCAGCCGCTCGTCGGGGTTCTGCTCATAGAACTCCTCTTCGGAGAAGGAGAGGCGATAGGCGTCGGTGTACTCGCGAAGCAGGGCATAGGCTGCATTGATGAGTCGGATTCGCTCCGGGTCGCCCTCTTCTCCGGTGTCGGGATGATGGCGCCGCACGAGTTCCCGGTGGCGGGCCTTGATCTCCCGTAGTGTCACCCGGTCTGACAATCCAAATATTTCAAGAGATTTGACGAGATCTACGTATTTCATCGGCTGCCCCCATAGATGGTGGCCCTAAACGCATGGTCAGCCCAACCGTTGTTCCCGGTAGGAGAAATTGATCCGCATCTAGCGCGCGGACAACGTCCTGATCCGTCCGGCAATCCCCTCGGCATCGAGGCCGTAGCGTGACCGCAGTTCA
Protein-coding regions in this window:
- the epmA gene encoding EF-P lysine aminoacylase EpmA gives rise to the protein MTGNWNLARRRSALWARARILAEIRRFFVEGGYLEVETPLRIPAPAPESHIDPVPSGPWFLQTSPELCMKRLVAAGYERVFQISRCWRDGERGNMHLPEFTMLEWYRAGTDYRGLMNECEELVGAVAAALGMGEVLNVKGRNIRLGAPWERLSVAEAFERYCDRTMEEALANDTFDECMVNDIEPRLGFATPTFICDYPADRGALARLKQDEPSRAERFELYIAGVELANAFSELTDPVEQRSRFEQEKLFRESRGKSAIPLPEPFLAELHHLPPTAGIALGIDRMVMLLLDLDSIDDVVAFTPEEL
- a CDS encoding KamA family radical SAM protein produces the protein METWRRLLADAVTTADEITERFGIDAGQLAPVIRRYPMRITPGYLRLVEAPGDPIWRQCIPDPAELCDDQQSDPLHEERLSPVPGLIHRYPDRVVWVVSGECAVYCRFCMRKRQVGCMTSRHCEDPFGEPLRYIAETPAIRDVILSGGDPLLLDDERLEEILARLAAIPHVEMVRIGTRTPVTLPERITARLCRMLKRYHPLYVNTHFNHPREITAEAAKACARLADAGIPLGNQSVLLADVNDDPAVMTRLMQLLLSIRVRPYYIHQMDLVRGTGHFRTPVATGLEILTALRGNTSGMATPHYVIDAPGGKGKIPLLPDCISRRGDLWLLRTYTGETIEYRDVGQPATVLPG
- a CDS encoding dihydroorotate dehydrogenase; the encoded protein is MQKPDLSVEIAGITLRNPVMTASGTFGYGEEFSEYVNLEAIGAIITKGLSLKPKAGNPTPRIVETTGGMLNAIGLQNVGIDAFVEKKVPFLRTVATPVIVNFFGNTLEEYAELAERLDLIPEVAAVEINISCPNVKHGGIVFGTDPKAAYSVVKAVREATIKPVIVKLSPNVTDIVEMAWACADAEADALSLINTLTGMAIDLDKRRPILANVTGGLSGPAVKPIALRMVWQVARAVKIPVIGIGGIMTGIDALEFMLAGATAVQVGTANFLDPGAAGRIAAEMERYLADNGIADVKEMIGALEV
- a CDS encoding dihydroorotate dehydrogenase electron transfer subunit, with the translated sequence MQFKAMIISNHEVSPGYFRMRMSAPPELADARPGQFIMVRVRDAIDPLLRRPFGIFDVGTVASEFSGCGPQTYVEMLYKVVGKGTETLSTYHHGDHVDLLAPLGTGFDLGDPDEEKILVGGGIGIAPLYYLAKKLVERSRVRFFLGGRTRDDILCVTEFERLGVETYVATDDGTLGDRGFVTDVMERHIRGAAGKRTIYACGPMPMLQAVAGIAERTGVPCQVSLEAYMACGMGACLGCVVKGKEHSDESPDYRCVCKDGPVFAFDQLKWV
- the rimI gene encoding ribosomal protein S18-alanine N-acetyltransferase, with amino-acid sequence MNTADCPTIMPMTEGDLDEVLQIESDSFPRPWTRDHFVAELASPRSFPVVARSPGGLIVGYICPTLLFDEGEILDVAVRRDFRGQGIGALLVTHAVAELAGRGARTVHLEVRVSNTSARTLYRRLGFAETGRRPRYYENGEDAVLMTYSTDEGEGSPHAV
- the purM gene encoding phosphoribosylformylglycinamidine cyclo-ligase produces the protein MTKRGFTYKDAGVDIDAGNTFVGLIKPFVKATSRPEVISDIGGFGGLFSLNTNKYRNPVLVSGTDGVGTKLKIAMMADRHDTVGIDLVAMCVNDIIVQGAEPLFFLDYFATGKLDPQRGAAVVKGISEGCVQAGCALIGGETAEMPGFYQPGEYDLAGFTVGVVERDNIIDGSSITVGNRLVGIASSGLHSNGYSLARKIIFESMGLGIDSILPGLGMSAADALLTPTKIYVKTILNLLRDFHVNGIAHITGGGLLENVPRVLPNGCKALVHLDSCPLPPLFSLLQEAGSVERDEMYRTFNCGIGMVLAVPENEADEILIRLSGLQEKAFIIGEIAKCEPGAEMVELV
- the purN gene encoding phosphoribosylglycinamide formyltransferase; amino-acid sequence: MIQPLAVGVLVSGNGSNLQAIIDRIEDGSLPARIVCVISNKADAFGLERARKHGVPAIHIDHRAHGGRESYDAALVETLRSHGVQLVVLAGFMRIVTPVLLDAFPNAVMNIHPALLPAFPGLHAQAQALRYGVKFSGCTVHFVDEGTDTGPIIIQAAVPVMDDDDEASLSARIQREEHRAYPEAIRLFAAKRLRIEGRKVSILQGA
- a CDS encoding cytochrome c7; translation: MKRTVILFAAMILTASVGLAADVILFPSKNGAVTFTHKRHSEFVRECRSCHEKTPGKIRNFGKDYAHKTCKGCHEVRGAGPTKCKLCHTG
- a CDS encoding c-type cytochrome produces the protein MTARKGLISLQTQQGTLPRKTFTSLIMLMITALMTLAGCGGGGGGSTAATSTGTPTTAAVSGVAATGAPLVGTIRLKDSSSPAVEKTTSSATDGSFTVDVTGLTPPYILKADGTSGGTAVTICSFAAGPGTANINPLSNAALASAAGVSDPAAAVYASPSPAMLETISANLPAAVAALRTQLKPLLDQYGANVHPITAPFTANHTGLDAVLDVIRVQLGAGTMVVANRATNAPIFSAPLMNINGGTFTMGNMPTPPTPATDGQGLYAANCAACHGALATSEKKGTTLARLQSAVSANAGGMGFLSSLTSAQLQAIVDVLAVAPTPTPTPTPTPTPTPTPTPTPTPTPTPTPNGSALYGNNCQACHGSITNSDIQTRTVSAIQSAISGNRGGMGFLSTLTSAEIQAIATSLASAVTPTPTPTPTPTPTPTPTPTPTPTPTPTPTVDPGKTVYDSRCASCHRLGTYDASGSAPNLSRAGTKIDGKFTAGVSGHKGITLTAADLANLKTFVNAN
- a CDS encoding peptidase MA family metallohydrolase produces the protein MFTLPLLLGCLVVAAPPATGADPVAQKKYGVQSIDLGELEKGIEQLEQAFSLFSLDPTLRDNLATAHALLGRKLLESKSYEEAAKHFGRGSELYPDEPRFHLLRGIAFSLAKNEEMARHELSLARSLGGDTAEGLYFLGKTYYDAGETDQAMALWEKAATLAPSESSLAGLLEKVRREQSVEERMERGHSSRFIVSYDSGTKTDNALAILDLLEEFYNSVGTDLGFFPASRIPVILYTRQDYREVTRSPHWSGGLYDGKIRLPVGGITEITPDIRATLRHEYVHAVVIDLTRGNCPTWLNEGIAEIQGRLEYNPPLGELEKAAKRGEFLPLKRLEGSFAGLEGGEVRLAYEQSYSLVDFIVSAHGWHRLRMVLEDLGSGLSLGEAMNRAFADVGLDYDGLFGRWRDHVLREVGGGGTPER
- a CDS encoding J domain-containing protein — translated: MKYVDLVKSLEIFGLSDRVTLREIKARHRELVRRHHPDTGEEGDPERIRLINAAYALLREYTDAYRLSFSEEEFYEQNPDERLRMQFEDAPLWGMR